In the Candidatus Tisiphia endosymbiont of Melanophora roralis genome, ACCTATATCTTGGACAGCTACAAACAAAGCTATATTTATCTAATTCAAGGGTTAATTTAGAAAATTGCGGAGAAGTTAGTCATGCTTTGTCCACTGCACTAGATGGCATTAAAACGTATGAATTTGACGTAGTAATGTCGGGACGAACTTTCAAAAGATATTAATGTTTTGAGTTTTCACACCCTCCGCAACAATCTTCTGCAACTGGATTTCCTGAAGGTGGGTTTTCTAATGGTTTTTTTAATCCACAAGAAGTTAAGATTAAGCAGCTTAGTAATATTAGAGATAAAAAAATATTGTTTTTCATGATGATCAATAAATTAATTGGAAATATATTTGTTATTTATATGCATATTAAAAAATATAGTAAACGATTTTTTTTGATTGTAACATACTTGTTGATCAGCACTAATAGTTTTGCATTAGATCAGATCAAATCAGGTGTTAAAATGCTTGATTTATCTAGTGTTCCTGATACGGTAGTTTTCTTTGATGATAAAGGAGAAAAATATTCTCTTGATAATTTTGAAGGAAAAACGATATTATTGGTATTTTGGGCGACATGGTGTGCATCTTGTATTAAAGAAATGCCGGATTTGGATGTATTGCAAAAAGATTTTAGAAAGTTGCCATTTGCGATAATTCCTGTATCACAAGACTACCAAGGAATAGAAATTATCCAAAAATATTATAAAGATTATGATATAA is a window encoding:
- a CDS encoding TlpA family protein disulfide reductase; amino-acid sequence: MHIKKYSKRFFLIVTYLLISTNSFALDQIKSGVKMLDLSSVPDTVVFFDDKGEKYSLDNFEGKTILLVFWATWCASCIKEMPDLDVLQKDFRKLPFAIIPVSQDYQGIEIIQKYYKDYDIRYLPIYHDFKNQLFKAFSIVGLPTAILINPDGKMLVSFVGTINWYDEEIRNIILSNIPGNHPEPKNSYREQTLNQPVNKQLKPEEQENKDEKPKIQQNNEENNVSNNASKNDNKE